The following are encoded together in the Poseidonibacter lekithochrous genome:
- the rsmA gene encoding 16S rRNA (adenine(1518)-N(6)/adenine(1519)-N(6))-dimethyltransferase RsmA has protein sequence MEKVKAKKKYGQNFLKDTTVLDKIIQSMPNNNNYVVEIGPGLGDLTKNLVKYKDMTAYEVDTDLISILESKFAIEIKEDKLKLIHTDVLEAWDKQKTLYDDRYDMIANLPYYIATNIILRALEDDNCEHIIVMIQKEVAQKFTAYVNEKEFSSLGIISESLSIERRILFDVPPESFDPPPKVMSSILYIRKDMNKSIEKGFKDFLKACFMQPRKKLSKNLSSVVDKVFISKMYEELEINDNIRPHEVSSSLYSQMYTKVKNGRN, from the coding sequence ATGGAAAAAGTAAAAGCAAAAAAGAAATACGGACAAAATTTTTTAAAAGATACTACGGTTTTGGATAAGATCATCCAATCGATGCCCAACAATAATAATTATGTTGTGGAAATTGGGCCTGGATTAGGTGATTTGACTAAAAACTTAGTCAAGTACAAAGATATGACTGCTTATGAAGTAGATACTGACTTAATCAGTATTTTAGAGTCGAAATTTGCAATTGAAATCAAAGAGGATAAACTAAAACTGATCCACACTGATGTTTTAGAAGCTTGGGATAAGCAAAAAACTCTTTATGATGATAGATATGACATGATCGCAAATCTACCATACTATATTGCAACAAATATTATATTAAGAGCACTAGAAGACGATAACTGTGAGCACATTATAGTTATGATTCAAAAAGAGGTAGCACAAAAGTTTACAGCATATGTAAATGAAAAAGAATTCTCTTCTTTAGGAATCATAAGTGAATCATTATCAATTGAAAGAAGGATACTATTTGATGTACCTCCTGAATCATTTGACCCACCGCCAAAAGTTATGTCGTCGATACTTTATATAAGAAAAGATATGAATAAATCAATTGAAAAAGGTTTTAAAGATTTTCTAAAAGCATGTTTTATGCAACCTAGAAAAAAACTTTCTAAAAACCTATCTTCAGTAGTTGATAAAGTATTCATATCCAAAATGTATGAAGAGCTTGAAATAAACGATAATATTAGACCTCATGAAGTAAGTTCATCTTTGTATAGCCAAATGTATACAAAGGTTAAAAATGGAAGAAATTAA
- the hisF gene encoding imidazole glycerol phosphate synthase subunit HisF — MSSFAKRIIPCLDVDNGRVVKGVNFVGLRDAGDPVEVAKRYNNEGADEITFLDITASHENRGTIVDIVKKVAQEVFIPLTVGGGIRKLDDIYKLLNVGCDKVSINSSAVTNPDLINEGAQRFGSQCIVTAIDVKKVHDGSYHVFVKGGREDTGLDAVEWAKEVYNRGAGEILLTSMDTDGAKTGFELDITSQISSIVDIPVIASGGAGTMEHMKEAFDCGASAALAASIFHFKEIDIMDLKRYLRDNNIPVRI; from the coding sequence TTGAGTAGTTTTGCAAAAAGAATAATACCATGTTTAGATGTTGATAACGGAAGAGTTGTAAAAGGCGTTAACTTTGTTGGACTTCGTGATGCAGGGGATCCTGTGGAAGTTGCGAAAAGATATAATAACGAAGGTGCCGATGAAATAACTTTTTTAGATATTACAGCTAGTCATGAAAATAGAGGAACTATTGTTGATATTGTAAAAAAAGTTGCACAAGAAGTATTTATCCCCCTAACTGTAGGTGGTGGTATTCGAAAATTAGATGATATTTATAAACTATTAAATGTTGGTTGTGACAAAGTCTCAATTAACTCTTCTGCTGTAACAAATCCTGATTTAATTAATGAAGGTGCACAAAGATTCGGTTCTCAATGTATTGTAACTGCTATTGATGTAAAAAAAGTTCATGATGGTTCTTACCATGTTTTTGTAAAAGGTGGTAGAGAAGATACTGGCTTAGATGCAGTTGAATGGGCAAAAGAAGTATATAACAGAGGTGCTGGTGAAATATTACTAACATCAATGGATACTGATGGTGCTAAAACTGGATTTGAATTAGATATTACATCACAAATTTCTTCTATTGTTGATATTCCGGTAATTGCCTCTGGTGGTGCTGGAACTATGGAACACATGAAAGAAGCCTTTGATTGTGGAGCAAGCGCTGCTTTAGCTGCTTCTATTTTCCACTTTAAAGAAATTGATATTATGGATTTAAAAAGATATTTAAGGGACAATAACATTCCTGTAAGGATTTAA
- a CDS encoding SIMPL domain-containing protein — MKKFIILVALLPLALFSYEISFNKKFSKTVTPDLLTTYISINIDDDDENFINEKIEIFNKFIRNDSSVNKKNGSFTLSPKYRYYKDKQEFTGYVGILRYKIEAKTAKNINIFTNELIAVKKGIDSRKVKLNISNVAWTISQSLHEDSLDGLRINVIKWIEDYSRTLSTSLSKECEVKNIDINRSAQNFLRAEASGLASMKTRSDIAPVSSDKEISINPNFILECK, encoded by the coding sequence ATGAAAAAATTTATTATTCTAGTGGCTTTATTGCCACTTGCCCTATTCTCTTATGAAATTAGCTTCAATAAAAAATTTTCTAAAACAGTTACTCCTGATTTACTAACAACTTATATAAGTATTAATATTGATGATGACGATGAAAATTTTATTAATGAAAAAATAGAAATATTTAACAAATTTATAAGAAATGATAGTAGCGTTAATAAAAAAAATGGGTCTTTTACTTTAAGCCCAAAGTATAGATACTATAAAGATAAACAAGAATTTACGGGTTACGTGGGAATTTTAAGATATAAAATCGAAGCAAAAACTGCAAAAAATATAAATATTTTTACTAATGAACTAATTGCTGTTAAAAAAGGAATAGATTCAAGAAAAGTAAAATTAAATATTTCAAATGTTGCTTGGACTATAAGTCAAAGTCTACATGAAGATAGCCTTGATGGTCTAAGAATTAATGTAATAAAGTGGATTGAAGATTATTCAAGAACACTAAGTACTTCCCTATCAAAAGAGTGTGAAGTAAAAAATATTGATATTAATAGAAGTGCTCAAAATTTTTTAAGAGCTGAAGCCTCTGGCTTAGCATCAATGAAAACAAGGTCTGATATCGCACCTGTTAGTAGTGACAAAGAGATATCAATAAACCCAAATTTTATACTGGAGTGTAAATGA
- a CDS encoding purine-nucleoside phosphorylase: MIICAGRNETFQFAETIGVGLVESAINLTRTCLFNKPDYFLFIGSAGSYGEHEIFDIIESKRASNIELGFLTNSAYTPLDNVLESDNKFAKNDTIINSSNYISTDADLCKKFNEYGVGAENMEFFSVLQVAREFEIPVAGIFVVTNYTNENAHEDFMKNHKEAMEKLTKYLVDKNIIK, from the coding sequence ATGATTATTTGTGCAGGAAGAAATGAAACTTTCCAATTTGCAGAAACTATAGGTGTTGGTTTAGTTGAATCAGCAATAAATTTAACTAGAACTTGTCTGTTTAATAAGCCTGATTACTTCTTATTTATTGGAAGTGCAGGCTCATACGGTGAACATGAAATTTTTGATATTATTGAATCAAAAAGAGCTTCTAATATAGAATTAGGATTTTTAACTAATAGTGCTTATACACCTTTAGATAATGTATTAGAATCAGATAATAAATTTGCTAAGAATGACACAATAATTAACTCTTCTAACTATATTTCAACAGATGCAGACTTATGTAAAAAGTTTAATGAATACGGAGTTGGTGCTGAAAATATGGAGTTCTTCTCTGTATTACAAGTTGCACGTGAGTTTGAAATACCAGTTGCTGGAATATTTGTTGTTACAAACTATACAAACGAAAATGCCCATGAAGACTTTATGAAAAATCATAAAGAGGCAATGGAAAAATTAACTAAATATTTAGTTGATAAAAATATTATTAAATAA
- the rlmN gene encoding 23S rRNA (adenine(2503)-C(2))-methyltransferase RlmN, whose product MAKAGTPSIYDFSLDELKETLKPSFRAKQVYNWLYKKYATSYDDMKNIPNDLKEQLKSDFPIDVMTILKKEVSTDGSIKYLFKLRDNLTVEAVLLLMKDKKRNEEGVIVRSEKYTVCISSQVGCKVGCTFCLTAKGGFVRNLTVGEYIAQIVNIKRDNDIPANKSVNIVYMGMGEPLDNFKNFTKAVGVFSEEEGLSINRRRQTVSTSGIASKIEKLGEIDLGIQLAISLHAVDDELRSELIPMNKAYNIQTIIDAVKKFPVDTRKKVMFEYLVIRNKNDSIHAAQQLLKLLNGISAKVNLIFFNPYPGTDYERPEVEDMLKFKDYLNDRGLICTIRESKGIDISAACGQLKEKDANGIS is encoded by the coding sequence ATGGCTAAAGCTGGAACACCATCAATATATGACTTTTCTTTAGATGAATTAAAAGAGACTTTAAAACCTTCATTTAGAGCAAAACAAGTATATAACTGGTTATATAAAAAATATGCGACATCTTATGATGATATGAAAAATATCCCTAATGATTTAAAAGAACAATTAAAGAGTGACTTCCCTATTGATGTTATGACTATCTTAAAAAAAGAAGTAAGTACTGATGGTAGTATTAAATATCTTTTTAAATTAAGAGATAATTTGACTGTAGAAGCTGTACTTCTACTTATGAAAGACAAGAAAAGAAATGAAGAAGGTGTAATTGTTCGTAGTGAAAAATACACTGTATGTATCTCTTCTCAAGTAGGTTGTAAAGTAGGCTGTACATTCTGTCTTACTGCTAAAGGTGGCTTTGTTAGAAACCTTACAGTTGGAGAATATATAGCACAAATTGTTAATATCAAAAGAGATAATGATATTCCTGCAAATAAATCAGTAAATATCGTTTATATGGGAATGGGTGAGCCTTTAGATAACTTCAAAAACTTTACAAAAGCTGTAGGAGTTTTCTCAGAAGAAGAAGGTTTATCAATTAATAGAAGAAGACAAACAGTTTCAACTTCAGGAATTGCATCTAAAATTGAAAAATTAGGTGAAATTGACTTAGGAATTCAGCTTGCGATCTCGTTACATGCAGTTGATGATGAATTAAGATCTGAATTAATCCCTATGAATAAAGCATATAATATTCAAACTATTATTGATGCCGTTAAAAAATTCCCTGTTGATACTAGAAAAAAAGTTATGTTTGAATACTTAGTTATCAGAAACAAAAATGATAGTATTCATGCAGCTCAACAGCTACTAAAACTTTTAAATGGTATTTCTGCAAAAGTAAATCTTATTTTCTTTAATCCATATCCAGGGACTGATTATGAGAGACCTGAAGTAGAAGATATGTTAAAGTTCAAAGATTATTTAAATGATAGAGGATTAATCTGTACAATTAGAGAATCTAAAGGTATTGATATTTCAGCAGCTTGTGGACAACTAAAAGAAAAGGACGCAAATGGCATCTCTTGA
- the gltX gene encoding glutamate--tRNA ligase, which yields MAITRFAPSPTGYLHIGGLRTALYSYLWAKKTNGEFKLRIEDTDNARNNEDAVKAILEAFEWVGMPSDCEIEYQSKRTDIYKKYIAQLLEEGKAYKCYMSRDELDALRAAQEAAKENPRYDGTWRPEDGKVLPEIPADVEPVIRIKAPTEGAILFEDGVKGSMKFEASQVDDFVIARANGMPIYNFVVAIDDHLMGMTDVLRGDDHLSNTPKQIVIYNALGFDIPKFYHMPMINNPSGKKLSKRDGAMDVMQYKRDGYLPEALLNFLVRLGWSNGDQEIFSMDEMLELFDPNNINKSASAYNAEKLLWLNAHYIKNVSNERLANELEFFDCHLEGHDKKEMILDLSKERAQTLIELKDAITKILDVPSEYEAKGSKKFVKENTIEMLNNYLQVLESNKETLHLACDYEAVTKPFIADNELKFPQLFQPIRIALTGGTQAPSVYDIMAILGLEEVKNRLNSAMEKNFNKE from the coding sequence ATGGCAATTACAAGATTTGCACCAAGTCCAACAGGATATTTACACATAGGAGGGCTTAGAACGGCTCTATATAGTTATCTTTGGGCTAAGAAGACAAATGGTGAATTTAAATTAAGAATTGAAGATACAGACAATGCAAGAAACAATGAGGATGCTGTAAAAGCAATCTTAGAAGCTTTCGAGTGGGTAGGTATGCCAAGTGATTGTGAGATTGAATACCAATCAAAAAGAACTGATATTTATAAAAAGTACATTGCTCAATTATTAGAAGAGGGTAAGGCTTATAAATGTTATATGAGTAGAGATGAACTTGATGCTTTAAGAGCTGCACAAGAAGCTGCTAAAGAGAATCCAAGATATGATGGTACTTGGAGACCAGAAGATGGTAAAGTATTACCAGAAATCCCAGCTGATGTTGAGCCTGTAATTAGAATTAAAGCTCCAACGGAAGGTGCTATTTTATTTGAAGATGGTGTAAAAGGTTCTATGAAATTTGAAGCTTCACAAGTTGATGACTTTGTAATTGCTCGAGCTAACGGAATGCCTATTTATAACTTTGTTGTTGCAATTGATGACCACTTAATGGGTATGACAGATGTATTAAGAGGTGATGATCACTTATCTAATACTCCAAAACAAATTGTTATTTATAATGCTTTAGGTTTTGATATTCCAAAATTCTATCATATGCCAATGATTAATAATCCATCAGGGAAAAAACTATCTAAAAGAGATGGTGCTATGGATGTTATGCAATATAAAAGAGATGGTTATTTACCAGAAGCTTTACTTAACTTCTTAGTAAGACTTGGTTGGTCAAATGGAGATCAAGAGATTTTCTCAATGGATGAGATGTTAGAATTATTTGATCCAAATAATATTAACAAATCTGCATCAGCTTATAATGCTGAAAAACTTTTATGGTTAAATGCTCATTATATTAAAAATGTATCTAATGAAAGATTAGCAAATGAATTAGAATTTTTTGATTGTCACTTAGAAGGACATGATAAAAAAGAGATGATTCTTGACTTATCAAAAGAGAGAGCACAAACATTAATTGAATTAAAAGATGCAATTACTAAAATTTTAGATGTACCTAGTGAATATGAAGCAAAAGGTTCTAAAAAATTCGTAAAAGAAAATACAATTGAGATGTTAAATAATTATTTACAAGTATTAGAGTCGAATAAAGAGACTTTACACCTTGCTTGTGACTATGAAGCTGTAACAAAGCCATTTATAGCAGATAATGAACTAAAATTTCCACAACTGTTTCAACCAATTAGAATCGCATTGACGGGTGGTACACAAGCTCCATCGGTATACGATATAATGGCTATTTTAGGACTTGAAGAAGTAAAAAATAGACTTAATTCTGCAATGGAAAAGAATTTCAATAAAGAATAA
- a CDS encoding RNA recognition motif domain-containing protein gives MNIYVGNLSYRMEDKELEEVFAKFGEVKSAKVIMDRDTGRSKGFGFVEMYKAESGSEAIEALNDKECEGRTLRVNEARPREERPRRQY, from the coding sequence ATGAATATTTATGTTGGGAATCTTTCATACAGAATGGAAGATAAAGAATTAGAAGAAGTTTTTGCTAAATTCGGCGAAGTTAAAAGCGCTAAAGTTATCATGGATAGAGATACAGGTAGATCTAAAGGTTTTGGTTTTGTAGAAATGTATAAAGCTGAATCTGGAAGTGAAGCTATCGAAGCTTTAAATGACAAAGAGTGTGAAGGTCGAACATTAAGAGTTAATGAAGCTAGACCTAGAGAAGAGAGACCAAGAAGACAATACTAG
- a CDS encoding methyl-accepting chemotaxis protein, with product MNNKSSFGNKLLFQVLGVTILIFGITMFFVTKYSYDTAETDAKNYMEQLAGKYAGQIQGEVNQSVSISESLASKYEAALQSGYALNEDEVINYAKSILNKNDFIIGIWFKIKEKELFFKANNDKKGTGAYDKTGQFNPYIAKAGGGIVINPGSAYGETLEWVQGPMESKKMYITKPYLYPVDGVQTLMSTVAVPMYHNNKFIGSIGIDISLDTFSKMANSIKVYESGYTFIVDHFGMILGHHKKAYLGKDVLEITKNHPNYVKLVNNTKQGKDHIFSNVSPASNVESYYYSKSFKIGKDDINWSFVISVPIDEYLYHANFVRNFSVIAGILGLLVIAGVIIYSVRKLNKNLKSISFGLEGFFKYLNKETTTTNDIKVNSNDEFGTMAKGINENISKIQNGINQDNLLIEDVKTIVNTVSQGYLDKRISRSTSTESLNELKDLLNGMLNKLEELVGKDLNTISDTLTKYTQRDFTAKLDTQSCGKIGNEIIQMNRMITHMLQDNERDGVLLQDSSNDLTTNVKILSNNATSQASSLEETAASIDEITSNIQQTSQKAQEMSNISDDTKNSANEGQTLATQTVKAMDDINDTVININESISVIDQIAFQTNILSLNAAVEAATAGEAGKGFAVVAQEVRNLASRSAEAAKEIKDLVESATVKANDGKQISAKMIDGFNQLEEKILATSSLIEDVTLAAKEQTTGMTQIADAVGQLDQFTQQNAAIADKTNSIAQETNTIALEVVENVDKNTFEGKGKIKAKEKEQAVATPVSAPKVDRKVAPRPNKTAITPTANKKVIETNNSSDDEWESF from the coding sequence ATGAATAATAAATCTAGCTTTGGAAACAAACTTTTATTTCAAGTTTTAGGGGTTACTATCCTGATTTTTGGAATAACAATGTTTTTTGTTACAAAGTATTCCTACGATACGGCAGAAACTGATGCAAAGAATTATATGGAACAACTTGCAGGTAAATATGCAGGTCAGATTCAAGGGGAAGTGAATCAATCTGTATCAATATCTGAATCTTTAGCATCAAAATATGAAGCTGCTCTGCAATCAGGATATGCTTTAAATGAAGACGAAGTAATTAACTACGCAAAATCAATTTTAAATAAGAATGATTTTATTATTGGTATTTGGTTTAAAATTAAAGAGAAAGAACTTTTTTTCAAAGCAAATAATGATAAAAAAGGCACAGGTGCTTACGATAAGACTGGACAATTTAATCCCTATATAGCAAAAGCTGGTGGTGGAATTGTAATTAATCCAGGTAGTGCTTATGGAGAAACACTTGAATGGGTTCAAGGACCAATGGAAAGTAAGAAAATGTACATTACTAAACCATACCTTTACCCAGTAGATGGAGTTCAAACTCTTATGTCAACAGTTGCTGTTCCTATGTATCATAACAATAAATTCATAGGTTCAATTGGTATTGATATTAGTTTAGATACTTTCTCAAAAATGGCAAATTCTATTAAAGTTTATGAATCAGGATATACATTTATTGTTGATCACTTTGGTATGATTTTAGGTCACCACAAAAAAGCATATTTAGGTAAAGATGTTTTAGAAATTACTAAAAATCATCCAAATTATGTAAAACTTGTTAATAATACAAAACAAGGTAAAGACCACATTTTCTCAAATGTATCACCAGCTTCAAATGTAGAGTCATATTATTATTCAAAATCATTTAAAATTGGTAAAGATGATATTAACTGGAGTTTTGTAATCTCAGTTCCTATTGATGAATATTTATATCATGCAAACTTCGTACGTAACTTCTCTGTTATTGCAGGGATTCTAGGTTTATTAGTAATTGCAGGAGTAATTATCTACTCAGTTAGAAAGTTAAACAAGAATTTAAAATCAATTTCATTTGGACTAGAAGGTTTCTTCAAATATTTAAACAAAGAAACTACAACAACAAATGATATCAAAGTAAATTCAAATGATGAATTTGGAACCATGGCAAAAGGAATTAATGAAAATATTTCCAAAATACAAAATGGTATTAATCAAGATAATCTACTTATTGAAGATGTAAAAACTATTGTTAATACTGTTTCTCAAGGGTACTTAGATAAAAGAATTTCTAGATCTACTTCAACTGAATCATTAAATGAATTAAAAGATTTATTAAATGGTATGTTAAATAAGCTTGAAGAGCTAGTAGGGAAAGATTTAAATACAATTAGTGATACCCTAACAAAATATACACAACGGGACTTCACAGCCAAATTAGACACTCAATCATGTGGAAAAATTGGTAATGAGATTATTCAAATGAATAGAATGATTACTCACATGTTACAAGACAATGAAAGAGATGGGGTTTTATTACAAGATAGCTCAAATGATTTAACGACAAATGTAAAAATCTTAAGTAATAATGCTACTTCACAAGCTTCATCTCTTGAAGAAACAGCAGCGTCTATTGATGAAATTACAAGTAATATTCAACAAACAAGTCAAAAAGCACAAGAGATGTCTAATATCTCTGATGATACAAAGAATTCTGCAAATGAGGGTCAAACATTAGCTACTCAGACAGTAAAAGCTATGGATGATATTAATGACACTGTTATTAATATTAATGAATCTATTTCAGTTATTGATCAAATTGCATTCCAAACTAATATTCTTTCACTTAATGCAGCAGTAGAAGCAGCAACAGCAGGTGAAGCAGGGAAAGGATTCGCAGTTGTTGCTCAAGAAGTGAGAAACTTAGCCTCAAGATCAGCTGAAGCTGCTAAAGAGATTAAAGACTTAGTTGAAAGTGCAACAGTAAAAGCAAATGATGGTAAACAAATCAGTGCAAAAATGATTGATGGATTTAATCAATTAGAAGAAAAAATTCTAGCAACAAGTAGTTTAATTGAGGATGTAACTCTAGCTGCTAAAGAGCAAACAACTGGTATGACTCAAATTGCTGATGCAGTTGGGCAATTAGATCAGTTTACACAACAAAATGCAGCAATTGCTGATAAAACTAATTCTATTGCACAAGAAACAAATACTATTGCATTAGAAGTTGTTGAAAATGTTGATAAGAATACTTTTGAAGGAAAAGGTAAGATAAAAGCTAAAGAGAAAGAACAAGCTGTAGCTACACCTGTTTCTGCTCCTAAAGTAGATCGGAAAGTAGCTCCAAGACCAAATAAAACAGCAATAACTCCAACAGCAAATAAAAAAGTGATTGAAACAAATAACAGTTCAGATGATGAATGGGAAAGTTTTTAA
- a CDS encoding response regulator transcription factor: MKILLMEDDLLLNEIIEEHLQSKGYDVVSAYSGDEAQDIVYSQTFDLLLLDVNVPNINGFDLLEDLRDKDIKTAAIFITSANMMDDIEKGFKSGCDDYIKKPFELKELDLRIENIKRLYNISPSSHIQIADNILLDKDNLLINKNNERIHIAQKECDVLAYLIKNKNKPVSIDELSLNIWAYEEAPIASTIRTYIKNLRKIIGDEYILNIRGVGYRFNS, encoded by the coding sequence ATGAAGATTTTATTGATGGAAGATGATTTATTATTAAATGAGATAATAGAAGAACATCTTCAAAGTAAAGGATATGATGTCGTATCAGCTTACAGCGGAGATGAAGCTCAAGATATTGTTTATTCACAAACTTTTGATTTATTATTACTTGATGTAAATGTTCCTAATATAAACGGTTTTGATTTATTAGAAGATTTAAGAGACAAAGATATTAAAACAGCTGCTATTTTTATTACATCTGCAAATATGATGGATGATATAGAGAAGGGTTTTAAGTCTGGGTGTGATGACTATATAAAAAAACCTTTTGAGCTAAAAGAGTTAGATTTACGAATTGAAAATATCAAACGTCTTTATAATATCTCTCCTTCAAGTCATATTCAAATAGCAGATAATATTCTTTTGGATAAGGATAATCTTTTAATAAATAAAAATAATGAAAGAATACATATTGCTCAAAAAGAGTGTGATGTTCTAGCATATTTAATAAAAAATAAAAACAAACCAGTAAGTATTGATGAACTAAGTCTAAATATTTGGGCTTATGAAGAAGCTCCCATTGCTTCAACAATTAGAACATATATAAAAAATCTTCGTAAAATTATAGGAGATGAGTATATTCTTAATATTAGAGGAGTAGGTTATCGATTTAACAGTTAG
- a CDS encoding sensor histidine kinase, translated as MQNTVSKISSRIIFAHMTNREFDPSNLSKLDSYEIAFYDDNKKKIFGNLEDKIDFSKELRLKDEHYILIDDAVLGHLGVYFIVIKENLFSKKISELQIQTLMFFLFIYSLISIIGFYLARLFIKPIKEEREKLNNFIRDTTHELNTPISAILMSTENKELSAKQVERVRLSAKRISEMYKDLIYIFLEDKEKKEINIYNLKTLIHEQLEYFEPLASKKRIKIDLDIEDFNYKINRDDFIRIVNNLISNAIKYNKMGGEISIVLKNKNLTIKDTGIGIPEEKIKDIYKRYYRATSEQGGFGIGLNIVNHICKKYNINIEVNSQISKGTSFILSF; from the coding sequence ATGCAAAATACTGTCTCAAAAATTTCTTCACGAATTATTTTTGCTCATATGACAAATAGAGAGTTTGATCCCTCAAATTTATCAAAATTAGATTCTTATGAGATTGCTTTTTATGATGATAATAAAAAGAAAATATTTGGAAACCTAGAAGATAAAATAGATTTTTCAAAAGAGCTAAGATTAAAAGATGAACATTATATATTAATAGATGACGCAGTTTTAGGTCATTTAGGTGTATATTTTATAGTAATAAAAGAAAACTTATTCTCTAAAAAAATAAGTGAATTACAAATACAAACTCTAATGTTCTTTTTATTTATTTATTCACTTATTTCTATAATTGGATTTTATTTAGCTCGTTTATTTATTAAACCTATTAAAGAAGAGCGTGAAAAACTCAACAACTTTATTCGTGATACAACCCATGAATTAAATACTCCAATTAGTGCTATTTTAATGTCAACAGAGAATAAAGAATTAAGTGCTAAACAGGTTGAGAGAGTAAGACTAAGTGCAAAACGAATATCTGAGATGTACAAAGATCTTATTTATATTTTCTTAGAGGATAAAGAAAAAAAAGAGATTAATATCTATAATTTAAAAACTTTAATTCATGAACAATTAGAGTACTTTGAACCCTTAGCTTCAAAAAAGAGAATAAAAATAGATTTAGATATTGAAGATTTTAATTATAAAATAAATAGAGATGATTTTATTAGAATTGTGAATAACTTAATTTCAAATGCTATTAAATATAATAAAATGGGTGGAGAAATATCAATTGTATTAAAAAATAAAAATTTAACAATAAAAGATACTGGTATTGGGATTCCAGAAGAAAAAATAAAAGACATTTACAAAAGATATTATCGAGCTACTAGTGAGCAAGGTGGTTTTGGAATAGGTCTAAATATTGTAAATCATATATGTAAAAAATATAATATTAATATAGAAGTAAACTCACAAATATCAAAGGGCACTAGCTTTATTTTAAGCTTCTAA
- a CDS encoding FixH family protein: protein MKSLFKIVIAMFLAIGFLNAEPLSQMGEKNGYEVKLTSEKSLIVGDNDFFVQLSKDGNVITNAKMKIKVFMPEMPGMPYMEYKTKAKLVDGKYKMMVNFSMGGTWQYQLKFKSKDGKIHTVRGSVNI, encoded by the coding sequence ATGAAAAGTTTATTCAAAATAGTAATTGCAATGTTTTTAGCAATTGGTTTTCTAAATGCTGAACCTTTATCTCAAATGGGTGAAAAGAATGGTTATGAAGTGAAATTAACTTCAGAAAAATCACTAATTGTTGGTGATAATGACTTTTTTGTTCAATTAAGTAAAGATGGTAATGTAATTACAAATGCAAAGATGAAAATAAAAGTATTCATGCCAGAGATGCCAGGAATGCCTTATATGGAATATAAAACAAAAGCAAAACTTGTTGATGGAAAATACAAAATGATGGTAAATTTCTCAATGGGTGGAACATGGCAATATCAATTAAAATTTAAATCTAAAGATGGAAAGATCCATACAGTTAGAGGAAGTGTGAATATCTAA